In one window of Candidatus Hydrogenedentota bacterium DNA:
- a CDS encoding peptide chain release factor-like protein, with protein sequence MEPPYYPPPEELEFSFFRSSGPGGQKKNTTDSSVRLRHLPTGLVVVATASRSQHKNRELALEELARRLEVMRRVPKHRTATRPTAAARRRRLESKRIRSRTKQLRSAPPDGE encoded by the coding sequence ATGGAACCGCCGTATTACCCACCCCCCGAAGAGCTGGAATTCTCCTTTTTCCGGAGTTCCGGGCCGGGCGGGCAGAAGAAGAACACGACGGACTCGTCGGTGCGGCTGCGGCATCTGCCCACGGGGCTGGTGGTGGTGGCCACGGCGTCGCGATCGCAGCACAAGAACAGGGAACTGGCCCTGGAGGAGCTTGCGCGGCGGCTCGAGGTGATGCGGCGCGTGCCGAAGCACCGCACCGCCACCCGGCCCACGGCGGCCGCGCGGCGGCGGCGTTTGGAGTCGAAGCGCATCCGGTCACGGACCAAGCAACTGCGGTCCGCGCCGCCGGATGGGGAATAG
- the paaI gene encoding hydroxyphenylacetyl-CoA thioesterase PaaI, which produces MVDRKVLDEYFAGDQLAKALGMTIKEITPGGAVVTMPLMKIHENGLGNTHGGAIFSLADFCFAVASNSHGQVAVAANVGITYLRPPAKGTLTATAREIHRGRRLGTYDIDVTDEKGKTVAVFRGTVAVLEQTIAEALARRE; this is translated from the coding sequence ATCGTGGACAGGAAAGTGCTGGACGAGTATTTCGCGGGGGACCAACTGGCCAAAGCGCTGGGGATGACCATTAAGGAAATCACACCGGGCGGCGCGGTGGTCACCATGCCCCTCATGAAGATACATGAGAACGGGCTGGGCAACACCCACGGCGGCGCCATCTTTTCGCTGGCCGACTTCTGTTTCGCCGTGGCATCGAACAGCCACGGACAGGTGGCCGTGGCGGCAAACGTGGGCATCACCTATCTGCGCCCCCCCGCCAAGGGCACGCTCACCGCGACGGCCCGCGAGATTCACCGGGGACGGCGCCTGGGCACCTATGACATTGACGTGACCGATGAGAAGGGGAAGACCGTCGCCGTGTTCCGGGGCACCGTGGCCGTGCTTGAGCAGACCATTGCGGAGGCGCTGGCGCGGCGGGAATGA
- a CDS encoding glycoside hydrolase produces MPHAGMLLGSLLALCAAQSAMGAEPATVESAAPGVWKLTWGVPEAHTPVRVLSPTPKTDAMSALPAAAEPPFPLDAVSFRANPRGVVIELPMTSSEQIFGLGLHPTFFNCTDARLEMATNDHQDDGDGTSHAPVPFYVSTKGYGVYVDTARYARFYCGNLAPVSGAADAADAGAADNTADLYRHRALSQKTMTVEVPSAGGIEVYLFAGPDMKTAVRRYNLYSGGGCLPPLWGLGVYYRGHTKFNAEEVLSTARLIRDSGMPCDVFGLEPGWHTHAYSCTYVWSPERWPDPDGFIREMRGMGYELNLWEHAFVHPDSPLRGPLLPHSGDYQVWGGLVPDFTVPEARRIFAEHHERELVQKGVTGFKLDECDNQPNKRDPWSFPEMSAFPSGMDGEQMHSLFGTLYQQTLLDVFNRNNLRTYGKARSSHALAAPLPFVLYSDYYEHAGFVRALANSGFGGILWQPEVRNCASIADLMRRTQTAVFSPQTVMDSWFLKLPPWLQIDTEKNNAGELMPDHEAVTARVRRLLEWRMRLVPYLYGAFAEYHRDGTPPFRAVAMDYPEDRKTHTLDDAYLMGPSLLVAPLFGDATTRKLWLPKGDWFDFWTGSPLEGGREHEITADVDTIPVFVKSGALVPLADPVAHITPETVFQLEVRAYGPPPGTFALPEDDGVTRAHEGGAFNTVTLRWPKRGRPVLERKGELPLRRYAVREWRRMDSAK; encoded by the coding sequence ATGCCGCATGCGGGAATGTTGCTGGGTTCATTGCTGGCGCTGTGCGCGGCCCAGTCTGCGATGGGCGCGGAACCGGCGACGGTGGAGTCGGCGGCGCCGGGGGTATGGAAACTGACCTGGGGCGTGCCGGAGGCGCACACGCCGGTGCGGGTGCTGTCCCCCACACCCAAAACGGACGCGATGTCGGCCCTTCCGGCAGCGGCGGAGCCGCCCTTTCCCCTTGATGCGGTCAGTTTTCGGGCCAATCCGCGCGGCGTGGTCATTGAACTGCCCATGACGTCCTCCGAGCAGATTTTCGGGCTCGGGCTGCACCCCACGTTTTTCAACTGCACGGACGCGCGCCTGGAAATGGCCACAAACGACCACCAGGACGACGGGGACGGGACCTCCCACGCGCCGGTGCCCTTCTATGTTTCGACAAAAGGCTACGGGGTATATGTGGACACGGCGCGGTATGCCCGGTTTTACTGCGGCAACCTGGCGCCCGTGTCCGGCGCGGCGGACGCGGCGGACGCAGGCGCGGCGGACAACACGGCGGACCTGTACCGTCACCGGGCGCTTTCACAAAAGACCATGACCGTGGAGGTGCCCTCGGCCGGGGGGATCGAGGTCTATCTTTTCGCGGGGCCGGACATGAAGACCGCCGTGCGGCGGTACAACCTGTATTCCGGCGGGGGCTGCCTGCCGCCGCTGTGGGGGCTGGGGGTGTATTACCGGGGCCACACGAAATTCAACGCGGAGGAGGTGCTGTCCACGGCGCGGCTCATCCGCGACAGCGGCATGCCCTGCGATGTGTTTGGCCTGGAGCCGGGCTGGCACACCCACGCCTACTCGTGCACCTATGTGTGGAGCCCGGAACGCTGGCCCGACCCGGACGGGTTCATCCGCGAGATGCGCGGCATGGGCTACGAATTGAACCTGTGGGAGCACGCCTTTGTGCACCCCGACTCGCCCCTGCGCGGCCCGCTGCTCCCCCACTCCGGCGATTACCAGGTGTGGGGCGGGCTGGTGCCGGATTTCACCGTGCCGGAGGCGCGGCGCATTTTCGCGGAGCACCATGAGCGGGAACTGGTCCAAAAGGGCGTGACGGGCTTCAAGCTGGACGAGTGCGACAACCAGCCGAACAAGCGGGACCCGTGGTCCTTCCCCGAGATGTCCGCGTTCCCTTCGGGCATGGACGGCGAGCAGATGCACAGCCTCTTCGGGACACTGTACCAGCAGACCCTGCTTGACGTTTTTAACCGGAACAACCTGCGGACCTACGGCAAGGCGCGCTCCTCCCACGCCCTGGCCGCGCCCCTGCCGTTCGTGCTGTACAGCGACTACTACGAGCACGCGGGCTTCGTGCGCGCCCTGGCGAACAGCGGGTTCGGCGGCATTCTCTGGCAGCCTGAGGTGCGCAACTGCGCCTCCATCGCGGACCTGATGCGCCGCACGCAGACGGCGGTCTTCTCGCCGCAGACGGTGATGGACTCCTGGTTCTTGAAACTGCCCCCCTGGCTCCAGATTGACACGGAGAAGAACAACGCCGGGGAACTGATGCCGGACCATGAGGCGGTGACCGCGCGGGTCCGCCGCCTGCTTGAATGGCGCATGCGCCTTGTGCCCTACCTGTACGGCGCGTTCGCCGAGTATCACCGCGACGGCACGCCGCCGTTCCGCGCGGTGGCGATGGACTACCCGGAGGACCGGAAAACGCACACACTGGACGACGCCTACCTGATGGGCCCGTCCCTGCTGGTGGCCCCGCTCTTCGGTGACGCGACGACAAGGAAACTGTGGCTGCCGAAGGGGGACTGGTTCGACTTCTGGACCGGCTCGCCCCTTGAGGGCGGCAGGGAGCATGAAATCACGGCGGACGTGGACACGATTCCCGTGTTCGTGAAGTCGGGCGCGCTTGTCCCGCTGGCGGACCCCGTGGCGCACATCACGCCGGAGACGGTGTTCCAACTGGAGGTGCGGGCCTATGGTCCGCCGCCGGGAACCTTCGCGCTGCCCGAGGATGACGGCGTCACCAGGGCGCACGAGGGCGGCGCGTTCAACACGGTGACCCTGCGCTGGCCAAAACGGGGCAGACCAGTGCTGGAGAGAAAAGGAGAGCTTCCCCTGCGGCGGTACGCCGTGAGGGAGTGGCGGCGGATGGACTCCGCCAAATGA
- a CDS encoding tetratricopeptide repeat protein yields the protein MMRTGMPGRTCHGGHFAAGLMLAALLLFVAGCAKDLAGNGVAVRNAARPAWSVSNTQEEMMIALSPVRQTLQIAGSAGTVLGAGISAAQNAAYRREINGVLGNFAPGLVFEELLAVAMAENLGTNAVRVQPMGTAAGYNSAREAAKARWAGLGRAGYDQVLDLTLTHGIFGPEGVLVTRAVGELRALPSGKLLWRDTITAHGGPVLACDRLSDPTNQLTPNITSPRLTIMPNAVRQWTEDGGVRLKTEFEQSAERTVEGLLNALGFAETPDGLLALGWNAMQRGQHDKAHELLQRAQAMDPGRPDILNVMAVNLAHNEQVEEAVSVTGELLKMQPEYGAAHFNLAWWLAKGKKNLDEAKDHYAKALALGLPEHRFLRKRLQSPE from the coding sequence ATGATGCGCACTGGAATGCCGGGCAGGACATGTCATGGCGGACACTTTGCCGCGGGGCTCATGCTCGCGGCCCTCCTCCTTTTTGTCGCGGGCTGCGCGAAGGACCTCGCCGGGAACGGGGTTGCCGTGCGCAATGCGGCCCGTCCCGCATGGTCCGTCAGCAACACGCAGGAGGAAATGATGATCGCCCTGTCGCCGGTGCGGCAGACCCTGCAAATCGCGGGGAGCGCTGGCACCGTGCTGGGCGCGGGCATCTCCGCCGCGCAGAACGCCGCCTACCGCCGGGAAATCAACGGGGTGCTGGGCAATTTTGCGCCCGGCTTGGTCTTCGAAGAACTGCTGGCCGTCGCCATGGCGGAGAATCTGGGCACGAACGCGGTGCGGGTGCAGCCCATGGGCACCGCCGCCGGGTACAACAGCGCCCGCGAGGCGGCCAAGGCCCGCTGGGCCGGCCTGGGCCGTGCAGGGTATGACCAGGTGCTTGACCTGACCCTCACGCACGGCATTTTCGGGCCGGAGGGCGTCTTGGTGACGCGGGCAGTGGGGGAACTGCGCGCCCTGCCCTCGGGCAAGCTGCTCTGGCGCGACACCATCACGGCCCACGGCGGGCCGGTGCTGGCCTGCGACCGCCTCTCGGACCCCACCAACCAGTTGACCCCCAACATCACCTCGCCGCGCCTCACCATCATGCCGAACGCGGTCCGTCAATGGACTGAGGACGGTGGAGTCCGCCTGAAAACGGAGTTCGAGCAGTCCGCCGAGCGGACTGTGGAGGGGCTGCTCAACGCCCTGGGCTTCGCCGAAACCCCCGACGGACTCCTCGCGCTGGGATGGAACGCCATGCAGCGCGGCCAGCACGACAAGGCCCATGAACTGCTCCAGCGGGCACAGGCCATGGACCCGGGCAGGCCGGACATCCTGAATGTGATGGCCGTGAACCTGGCGCATAACGAACAGGTGGAGGAGGCCGTTTCGGTGACCGGGGAACTCCTGAAAATGCAGCCGGAGTACGGCGCCGCCCATTTCAATCTGGCTTGGTGGCTGGCCAAGGGCAAAAAAAATCTGGACGAGGCTAAAGACCATTACGCAAAAGCGCTGGCTTTGGGGTTGCCCGAGCACCGGTTCCTTCGGAAACGGCTTCAGTCTCCAGAATAG
- a CDS encoding alginate export family protein, which translates to MRNTVFFRISLSSLLFFMAQAGHAALEEVSVGGHLGLRGRTYINTYTTGRAAELRGPAGWFYGRVLGTPGLTSRFDWDRRGSDSWYAETVTRLHVRARFSGGVSTMLELYNYDLWGEDFRSDYLRGADAARFGQNDLEFLQAYVEVEDLCEQPLRLRLGRQSMLLGRGWLVGEKSTSTQYNSFDAVRLTYAPLERLTVDAWAAKLNETMGPAREDAVFYGGYATWAAAPAWNLSAYYMLVHDGSRVEDTALDPVSEGRERLLGLDQYGPTRLNTAGARFFGKPGAWDYDLEGAWQWGAAAHLGHRFQGTTLWGVYGDDDAGYGAWAADGELGRTLDLPWQPRVFVGGAWFDGEDRRDMSFGDWLNPFRRPQASVSFNRLFSQTYYASVIVDNTHMTNFNQVRAGVNFTPAEQWWVQLRAASFHAVDAFEWPAHLSLNGRKVPWLPRFGFWSTPSSKDLGVTVETTVRYRYSPDLTLTLYWGHLFTGDGLGRDGNFVYLNGTEFSGGTKSHDADYITLLAEVQF; encoded by the coding sequence ATGCGGAATACCGTGTTCTTCCGGATATCCCTGTCGTCTTTGCTTTTTTTCATGGCACAGGCGGGCCATGCCGCGCTGGAGGAGGTCTCCGTTGGCGGGCATCTTGGCCTGCGCGGGCGCACCTACATCAACACCTACACCACGGGCCGTGCCGCGGAACTGCGCGGTCCCGCCGGGTGGTTCTATGGCCGGGTTCTGGGAACGCCCGGCCTTACCAGCCGTTTCGACTGGGACCGGCGAGGTTCGGACAGTTGGTACGCCGAGACGGTGACGCGCCTCCATGTGCGGGCGCGCTTTTCCGGCGGCGTCTCCACCATGCTGGAACTGTACAACTACGACCTCTGGGGCGAGGATTTCCGGTCGGATTATCTCCGGGGTGCGGACGCGGCCCGGTTCGGGCAGAATGACCTGGAGTTCCTGCAGGCCTACGTCGAGGTGGAGGACCTGTGCGAACAGCCCCTGCGCCTGCGGCTGGGCCGTCAGTCCATGCTGCTCGGACGGGGCTGGCTGGTGGGCGAGAAAAGCACCAGCACCCAGTACAACTCCTTCGATGCGGTCCGCCTGACCTATGCGCCCCTGGAGCGGCTCACCGTGGACGCATGGGCCGCAAAACTGAACGAGACCATGGGGCCGGCCCGGGAGGACGCGGTCTTTTACGGGGGCTACGCCACCTGGGCCGCCGCGCCGGCGTGGAACCTGTCCGCGTATTACATGCTGGTCCACGACGGGTCCCGCGTCGAGGACACCGCCCTCGACCCCGTCTCCGAAGGGCGCGAGCGCCTGCTGGGTCTGGACCAGTACGGCCCCACACGGCTGAACACCGCCGGGGCGCGGTTCTTTGGAAAACCCGGCGCGTGGGACTATGACCTGGAGGGGGCCTGGCAGTGGGGCGCGGCGGCGCACCTTGGCCACCGCTTTCAGGGCACCACCCTTTGGGGCGTGTACGGTGACGACGACGCCGGGTACGGCGCATGGGCCGCCGACGGCGAACTGGGCCGCACCCTGGACCTTCCCTGGCAGCCCCGCGTGTTTGTCGGCGGGGCATGGTTTGACGGCGAGGACCGGCGTGACATGTCCTTCGGCGACTGGCTGAACCCCTTCCGCCGCCCGCAGGCCAGCGTCTCCTTCAACCGCCTCTTCTCGCAGACCTATTACGCCTCGGTCATCGTGGACAACACGCACATGACCAATTTCAACCAGGTCCGCGCCGGGGTCAATTTCACGCCCGCCGAACAGTGGTGGGTGCAGCTTCGCGCCGCCTCCTTCCATGCCGTGGACGCCTTCGAGTGGCCCGCGCATCTTTCCTTGAACGGGCGCAAAGTGCCCTGGCTGCCCCGCTTCGGGTTCTGGTCCACCCCCTCCTCCAAAGACCTCGGCGTCACTGTCGAGACCACCGTGCGCTACCGATACTCCCCGGACCTGACCCTCACCCTATACTGGGGCCACCTCTTCACCGGCGACGGCCTCGGTCGGGACGGCAACTTCGTGTACTTAAACGGCACCGAGTTCAGCGGCGGCACCAAGTCCCATGACGCCGACTACATCACCCTGCTGGCCGAAGTGCAGTTCTGA